TTGTGAATATTAAAGAATTGACCCGACCACAAGGTTAGTTGTGGGTGTTTTGCGTTATTACACTCAAGAGCATATGAAAAAGTCAGTTGATCAAAACCACAAGGTTGTGTCATGGAGTATCTAGTTGGTGAGGATTGGATCATAGAATTGGTCTCAGAATTGTCATATTGATTGGAGTTATGAACACAGAGATCGAAGAAGAATTCTGACTGTCTATTAAATTGTGATGAAATGAGTTGTCAATGTGTAACATCAAATTGTGCAACGAAAACAATCTATCTAGGTGCACGGATTATTGCAATAAGAAAAGTGTTTGATTTTTAGCAATGTCAAGTCTCAAAAAAGTTTTCCGCCCTTAATTCCAAACTCCTAATTAACGTAGGCTCTATATACGAAGTAACTTGCTAAATATTGTAATTTTGTACTGATCAATGGGGTAATATCTATTGAGAGTACTATTACCAAAAATTCATAActacaaaatgacaaaaatgatCATTAAATTATTTAACATTCTTTATTTTTGGTCGCCGCACTTTTTATTTAGCCAAAATAGTCATCCAATTATTTAAACATGCAATTTGGGACCGACAAGTATACATTTTCATTAGttgaatgatgaaaaaaaagtaGATTTTTACTAGTTGAGTGACCCGAAATATACTTATTCATTAATTAAGTGACTATTTTATCTAAATAAAAAAGTTTAACaaccaaaacatgaaatgtGAAATAGTTTGGTGACGTGCGTGTGCATAGTTgacaacaaatttttattaaccAAAATAGTCATATCCAACTATCTATTCTTGCATGTGcataattgaccaaattttggCTATACGTAATCTATACTCactccatttcttttttttttttttttaatgtagtCTTTTCAAGTTGCAGATTATGTTGTTTTTGTATCGTAATCCAATAAAGAAAACTAATTTAGTTGCTtccgaaaaataaaaaaaaagggaaaaaaaaaaaacaacaactcGACAGCAATAGCCTAAGTTTATAGGATTGATTGACCGATTAAAATAATAACACAATTACATATACTATATGCTTGATTGACCGACTAAAACAAAGATGCtaaatacatgtatatataatatacaggTCAATGGGTAGGGTTTGGATTGGATCACTTTGATCCAAATTTAGAACCATTAAATCTAATTAGATCCAGACCGAAACCCAGACTCATACCCTTATGGGTTTGAAAaaataagtccaaatccagattCTCTTGAATTTGGATATTCAATGGATATCCGTTGTATTTTTGTAAACACACTAAATAAAAATGTATTAAAAATAcatacattttaaaaaatataaacaccatccagtttttattttcaaataataaatttaatattcaagaagttgaatgcaatattatgAACTAAAAAAATAACTACTATCGACTGcttctatttatttttaaaactttaactGTATCTACGTcaaatctttcatttatttgcctttactttttctcctttttctgaAAAAGTTTGTACTAATTACAATGACAATTAGAATTAGGATTAAAAACGAAAACAATCATGAAGTCTTACTGTATTCGATCCAATAACCAtagaatattataatattttataaatttactaatatatatacatacacacacacacatatataatttaattatatatacatGGGTCTGGGTAGGATCTAGTATAGATTTGTATTTGAACATGGATCATAAAAAATTAGACCCTACTTAGACCCATAACTCTTTTATAAGGATGGCAATCGGATAAAAAATAGATTGACGGATCAGATCAAGACCTGGGTATAATAAAAGACCCGCTGATTTGAACACGACCCGCCAACCCACAGTGAATCAACATATTTGACCTGAATAcgaaattttcaaattcaactGATTCGATATGACCCGAAATATAATTTCAATTTACTAATCTACCGCTGTAATTTCTAATAGAACTAATTCcacacaaaactaattacataatcaaataataaatACCCTAATAAAACAATCCCAAGTTAGATCTAGAGTAAATAAAGACACCATAAGAATAGAAAATAATGTAATATTTCATTTGTCCAAACATAACAACTCCAACTTCACACAAGCCAAACAAATTCAATTAGAACAATTAGACAAACGGCTACTAGCCAAATACAAGTTTAAAGTCAATACATTACAATGCACATGAAACAGATAAAAATACCTgtttagataatttttttatatttattaacttatttttatttactCAACGGGTCAACCTGTTTCTGATTTGAATTtgacttgtttttttttcaggcTCATTAGGTTCAACCCGATTTTGACTCGAACTCAGAAAACCtaaacccaaacccattaatttcgtgttagatgTGTTCTATTTTCAAATCATGTAAAAAATTGTTACCCCTGCTCTTTTACAGAGTTTGGGTCTAAGTAGGGGAAAATGCCGGTTTTCATCCCCAAACTTTGGGGTAAGGACACATTTCGTCCCTCAACTTTTGGGCACGACACATTTGATGTTTGAATTAACAATTTTTGACTAATGTCATCCTCAAACGGCAATTTAGCCAATTTTTAACGGAACTGGTCATGTGAAAATCACATGACCGTTAAGTAAATTTAAATCACATTTTTAACAAAACCTGCCAGTTTCCTGCATGCAATCAGTCAACTTTTGGCAATTTTGACTAAGCATCCATCAATAAACACTTGCGTCCCGTACATAAGGGGggaaaaaagctaaaaataaggataaaatgaaaaataggcatgaaaagaaataaccagcatgaaaaatgaaaagggataatttcacaaacatcCCTTGAGATTTTTAATAGTTACAAAAAGCTCCcctcaaaatttaaaaattacatatacttTGCATACTTTTACTATTTATATAAGAGCAAATTATTTGAGTAGCCATTGAACTATTTGAATAGTAAAAATTTGGCCCTTCAATTATTCATAACATATTTTTACCCATTGAACTATTAAAAGTATAAACTTTGAATTATTCATAACATATTTTTACCCATtgaactagtatgttttgtatttaacataaattaaatatgtgaaagttaaaaaaaaataataaattgtccataacataccagctctttatgggaaactggcaggttttgtagtatgttttgtaccagctctttatgggaaacataccaactctttataggaaaaattggttaaatagcgcccaaataaaaactagtatgttttgtatttaacataaattaaatatgtgaaagtttaaaaaaaaaataaattgcccataacataccagctctttatgggaaactggcaggttttgtagtatgttttgtaccagctctttatgggaaacataccagctctttataggaaaaattggttaaatagcgcctaaaggaaaactagtatgttttatatttaacataaattaaatatgtgaaagttaaaaaaaaaataaattgcccataacataccagctctttatgggaaattggcaggttttgtagtatgttttgtaccagctctttatgggaaacataccagcactttataggaaaaattggttaaatagcgcccaaaggaaaactagtatgttttgtatttaacataaattaaatatgtgaaagttaaaaaaaaataataaattgctcataacataccagctctttatgagaAATTGACAGGTTTTGTTAAAAATGTGATTTAAGTTTACTTAACGGTCATGTGATTTTCACGTGACCAGTTTCGTTAAAAATTGGCTAAATTGCCATTTGAGAATGACATtggtaaaaaattattaattcagaCATCAAATGTGTCGTGCCCAAAAGTTGAGGGACGAAATGTGTCCTTACTTCAAAGTTTGGGATGAAAACCGGCATTTTCCCGTCTAAGTAGGGtttagatttgagaaattaaatccaaagTACATTGGATCTGGGTAAGACCCAATCCATTAATATACCTAATGTATATTCCTCTGGGATGTTTAAAACAGAACTGGATTCGGATGCAAAAAGGTCgtcttaatttttttcctttagttTTCAAAGTCGTTTACAAAAAGCGCCTGCCTTCCAAATCCTGATCGACGTTGTCTACCAACCTCCTCtcttaaaactttttttttttttcaagaattaGTGGTTTGATAAAATACCCTTTTGCGTTTCTCAATCCCAATTTTCCTCGGTTGTTTTAGCAATTTCTAATCTTGCTGAAACCAACAATGGAGAAGACGGCAAAGAAGGCACAGGCAGAAGGCAGCGAAGATGATGGCATATCAAAATTACCAGAAGATATTATGCAATACATACTTTCAAATTTCCTAACACCAAAAGAAGCAGCCCAAACAAGGCTATTGTCCAAGGCATGGCGGAGTGCGTGGCATACATCCCCAGTTGTGTGTTTTTGCGAACCAAACTTCGGTAAGAGCTCCAATCCTGAATTTTGCAGAGCCATGTTCTTGAATTTTGTGAATAAGGTCTTGCTGAATTATCGTGAGCATAACCATAGGATACAAACTTTCAAGCTTCAGATGATATTTAACACTGAGTCCGCTCAACTTGTTGATGAATGGATGAAGATTGCTCTAGAGAAAGGATTGAGAAAACTTGAGCTCAGAACTTATGAGAAGTCATATATTTTACCTAGTATAACCCTTGAATCTAGATCCCTTGAAGAATTGGTTCTATACAACTGCAAGTTTGAGCAGAAGCAAGTAATAAAACATATAATGTGTCAAAGTCTTAGAAGACTAGATCTTGAAAATGTGTTTTTAGTTGATGAAGTATTGGAGAATATCATCTTAAACTGTAGGTtgattgaaaatttgaaaattcatcaCTGTGACGGCTTGAGAAACATTACAGTAAAAGACCTCAAAAAACTCAAAGAATTTTCTGTTATCTATGATGGGGAACAGAATGTTCAAGTTTATTCACCAAATTTAGAATCCTTTACTTGTCAGAGAGGTTCATGGTATTGTCAGTCAATCCGAGGGAGGCTTAGGTTGTTCGCagctcaaaatttgaaactccTAGTATTAAATGGTATTTGCATCACTGACGAGTTTTTCTTGGGCCTTGGAAACGTGTTTCCGCACATTGAAGAATTGAAAGTCAGCAATTCTGATGATACACATAGGATCAAGATATCTAGTCAGTCCCTCAGGAAGTTGGAGTTGATTCGTAACGAGAAATTAGAGGAGGTGCAAGTTGATGCTCCAAAGATTGTTCAGTTTGTATACATGGGCAGCAGCATTCCCCGTGTATCTATCACCAGTGCTCCCTTAAGTCATTTGGAATCAAGAATTGGAGTAAATTGCAACAACAACGTGAACAATTCCTGGTTCTTTAAACTAAAGGAGATGTTAACCAACTTGGG
This Coffea arabica cultivar ET-39 chromosome 3e, Coffea Arabica ET-39 HiFi, whole genome shotgun sequence DNA region includes the following protein-coding sequences:
- the LOC113737934 gene encoding uncharacterized protein, with the protein product MEKTAKKAQAEGSEDDGISKLPEDIMQYILSNFLTPKEAAQTRLLSKAWRSAWHTSPVVCFCEPNFGKSSNPEFCRAMFLNFVNKVLLNYREHNHRIQTFKLQMIFNTESAQLVDEWMKIALEKGLRKLELRTYEKSYILPSITLESRSLEELVLYNCKFEQKQVIKHIMCQSLRRLDLENVFLVDEVLENIILNCRLIENLKIHHCDGLRNITVKDLKKLKEFSVIYDGEQNVQVYSPNLESFTCQRGSWYCQSIRGRLRLFAAQNLKLLVLNGICITDEFFLGLGNVFPHIEELKVSNSDDTHRIKISSQSLRKLELIRNEKLEEVQVDAPKIVQFVYMGSSIPRVSITSAPLSHLESRIGVNCNNNVNNSWFFKLKEMLTNLGQSKVFLGISVRADVTVNLNEIRDGPTNPTPEIEELSVEVVSYCASKQTTAAALLDACFWSFRPKIILQEWCFRGTIYFTQFLLELLMISRNQDHLNLLETTFWLKNLKDVKVVVMKRSGLNDEWQPELSDWKPLLYSCDDVDLDEIKDGPMDPRLEIEELSIKFSQRQGRKVSAAFLDGWMRCFCPQIIQQEWCFLGTIHFTQFLLEFLMIRRNQDHLNLQETKKLWLEDVKVAILKKSILDDEWQPELLDWKTLLHSHDSGDFHTAIRFDLEWR